Proteins from one Panthera leo isolate Ple1 chromosome D1, P.leo_Ple1_pat1.1, whole genome shotgun sequence genomic window:
- the LOC122199568 gene encoding olfactory receptor 4C11-like, with protein sequence MESNSSVNEFVLFGLTQNVVKGKVVFVVFLFLYLATLLANLLIVMTIRYSRTLGSPVYFFLFYLSFADACFSTTTAPRLIVDSVSEKKVISYNECMTQVFAVHFFGCMEILVLILMSFDRYVAICKPLRYTIIMSRHVCGTLVNLAWVMSCIHSSAQIFLALKLPFCGPDVIDHYFCDMPPLLKLACMDTYVINLLIVFNSGAICMVSFVVLLLSYIFILHSLNNQSAEGRKKALSTCTSHIIVVILFFVPCIFTYTRPVTTFPVDKMVAVFYTIGTPLLNPLIYTLRNAEVKNAMRKLWCGKL encoded by the coding sequence ATGGAGTCGAATAGCAGTGTGAATGAGTTCGTTCTGTTTGGGTTAACACAGAATGTTGTAAAGGGAAAAGTAGTGTTTGTGGTTTTCTTGTTTCTATACCTCGCAACCCTTTTGGCAAATTTACTTATTGTGATGACCATAAGATACAGCCGGACACTTGGGAGCCCCgtgtacttcttccttttctacttaTCCTTTGCTGATGCCTGCTTCTCAACAACCACTGCTCCTAGGTTAATAGTAGATTCTGTATCTGAGAAGAAAGTCATCTCCTACAACGAGTGCATGACCCAGGTTTTTGCAGTTCACTTCTTTGGGTGCATGGAGATCTTGGTGCTTATCCTCATGTCCTTTGATCGCTATGTGGCCATTTGTAAGCCCCTGCGATACACTATCATCATGAGCCGGCATGTCTGTGGCACACTGGTGAATCTAGCCTGGGTCATGTCTTGTATCCATTCTTCTGCACAGATTTTCTTGGCTTTGAAACTACCTTTCTGTGGACCCGATGTTATTGATCATTATTTCTGTGATATGCCACCTTTGTTGAAACTCGCATGCATGGACACCTATGTAATCAATTTACTCATAGTTTTTAACAGTGGGGCTATCTGCATGGTGAGTTTCGTCGTCCTGCTTCTCTCTTATATTTTCATCTTACATTCTCTGAATAACCAGagtgcagaaggaagaaagaaagccctCTCTACGTGCACATCCCACATCATCGTTGTCATCTTATTCTTTGTTCCATGTATATTCACATATACTCGCCCTGTAACTACATTTCCAGTGGATAAGATGGTGGCTGTGTTTTACACTATTGGGACACCCTTGCTCAACCCTCTGATTTATACTCTGAGAAATGCAGAAGTGAAGAATGCAATGAGGAAGTTATGGTGTGGCAAACTCTGA